From Magnolia sinica isolate HGM2019 chromosome 13, MsV1, whole genome shotgun sequence, one genomic window encodes:
- the LOC131223960 gene encoding uncharacterized protein LOC131223960, protein MEVGGSKRRWPPRPPMDVVLSSEPRTKAVPTVAPTPAPVVPATEASARVESITISSPSAEEQVPKASPLAVVGPSGARREVVGETPSMAAPACSAIPPATAETEPLVGQGGDLVRYANTPEAVAHASAASGVGAFTPSPKGGASTPSPEVLPPGFHIARLNPWSLPMMLEVNKRLKEMERLEAEQAKFVVEKAE, encoded by the exons ATGGAGGTAGGTGGTTCAAAGAGGAGGTGGCCCCCACGCCCTCCGATGGACGTCGTCCTCTCCTCCGAACCAAGGACGAAG GCTGTTCCTACCGTTGCTCCGACCCCTGCTCCTGTGGTTCCAGCTACTGAGGCTTCTGCCAGAGTCGAGTCTATCACCATCTCGTCACCTTCTGCGGAGGAGCAAGTCCCCAAGGCTTCCCCTTTAGCGGTTGTGGGTCCTTCTGGGGCAAGGAGAGAGGTAGTAGGGGAGACCCCTAGCATGGCTGCCCCTGCATGTTCTGCAATCCCCCCTGCTACCGCTGAGACTGAGCCCCTGGTCGGCCAAGGTGGTGACCTCGTCAGGTATGCGAACACACCTGAAGCGGTTGCGCATGCTTCCGCGGCCAGCGGGGTTGGAGCGTTCACACCCTCTCCAAAGGGAGGAGCTTCCACACCCTCTCCAGAGGTCCTACCTCCTGGTTTTCACATAGCTCGACTGAACCCTTGG TCGCTACCAATGATGCTGGAGGTAAATAAGAGGTTGAAGGAGATGGAACGGCTCGAAGCAGAGCAAGCCAAGTTTGTGGTCGAGAAGGCAGAATAA